In Lineus longissimus chromosome 9, tnLinLong1.2, whole genome shotgun sequence, one genomic interval encodes:
- the LOC135493733 gene encoding PGAP2-interacting protein-like isoform X1, giving the protein MYRVLIRECILGFLFWSLFQGLPQLIWFFPMNSLELSGYEAYALIWCMPVVLRIPGVWNFADQYSVKSALRLTSLASFASFQVSETLERLIILAGGNGAALTVFALTLWSKSEYQRSLTFWGLIMGFFATLAGRVWYTTLMPPWWSVTSNNVVIAIGLIATIDKIASGDDTVMEEKPIVITRKPSWLLTSLGFGSLIYLTHMCFAEVSIITRWAVSSYPDTGPLPYPWGAVVFVSLVIGISIVPSSFGGSAIWWLVGTLAFFSMYYFNTWTSFAAGNILAIYTMSIWPEMMDRVSHCPPIRTIALSFVFYLAEIFLMVWTVAYNFVPGGVYTRERTDYLIAVIMVSLGLGLLTSTGKDVSSNVSYIKTKQGYLAHKAKMVIFFCLLIGLAGFVARIGKQKKVTPVRDFPKKDFTALIWTYHFGYDNKGWFSLERSAKMLENTGADFITLLESDASKPFHGNHDIAMWLGERLGMYHDFGPSTKAHTWGNLILSKYPIVKSQHHLLPSPHGELAPAVTATVNISGSLVDFVTTHMGNDRDILDRKLQSIRLSKFTANSENPVVFLGYVTSKPFTENYVRFVSEGRMIDIDETDTQRFCEYIFFRGLQRLGYARISHGGLSDTEVQMARFRIPENPGVFEDHKKLTINADDVPVEQQFSKAFGPYLPGHSHSDDHRYHMSTPKYFLP; this is encoded by the exons ATGTACAGGGTTCTCATAAGAGAATGCATACTAG GGTTCCTCTTCTGGTCGTTGTTCCAAGGCCTCCCCCAACTTATCTGGTTCTTCCCAATGAACTCTCTGGAACTCTCTGGCTATGAAGCTTACGCTCTCATATGGTGCATGCCAGTTGTCCTTCGTATCCCTGGCGTGTGGAATTTCGCTGATCAATATTCCGTCAAATCCGCCCTGAGATTAACCTCACTGGCATCATTTGCTTCCTTCCAAGTTTCTGAGACGCTGGAGCGTTTGATCATTCTGGCTGGTGGTAACGGTGCTGCACTGACTGTGTTCGCCCTGACATTATGGAGCAAGTCGGAGTACCAAAG GAGCCTGACATTCTGGGGTCTGATAATGGGCTTCTTTGCAACCTTAGCCGGGAGAGTGTGGTACACAACCCTTATGCCTCCGTGGTGGAGCGTCACTTCCAACAACGTCGTCATTGCCATCGGACTCATTGCTACCATTGATAAGATTGCCTCAG GTGATGACACTGTGATGGAGGAGAAACCAATTGTGATCACTCGTAAACCGTCGTGGCTGCTGACCAGTTTGGGATTCGGAAGTCTCATCTACCTAACGCACATGTGTTTCGCCGAGGTGTCCATTATTACAAGGTGGGCTGTGTCAAGTTATCCAGACACTGGTCCTTTACCTTATCCATGGGG GGCTGTGGTGTTTGTGTCCCTTGTGATAGGAATCTCCATCGTTCCATCTTCATTTGGTGGTAGCGCCATCTGGTGGCTAGTTGGAACACTTGCCTTCTTCAGCATGTACTACTTCAACACCTGGACATCCTTTGCTG CTGGAAATATTCTTGCCATCTACACCATGTCCATCTGGCCCGAGATGATGGACCGTGTCAGTCATTGCCCTCCGATACGAACTATCGCCCTCTCTTTCGTTTTCTATCTTGCCGAGATCTTCTTGATGGTTTGGACGGTGGCGTATAATTTCGTCCCCGGTGGTGTGTACACGCGAGAGCGTACAGACTACCTTATTGCTGTGATAATGGTCTCACTTGGACTTGGCCTGCTGACTT CAACAGGCAAGGATGTGTCTTCGAATGTGTCATATATCAAAACCAAGCAAGGTTATTTGGCCCACAAAGCAAAAATGG TGATATTTTTCTGCCTGCTGATCGGGCTTGCTGGATTTGTCGCACGGATTGGAAAACAAAAGAAAGTCACTCCAGTGAGAGATTTTCCCAAGAAAGATTTCACTGCGCTGATTTGGACgtatcattttggttatgataACAAGGGATGGTTCAGCTTAGAGCGGAGTGCAAAAATGCTGGAAAATACTG GTGCTGATTTTATTACCCTCCTCGAGAGTGATGCATCCAAACCGTTCCATGGAAATCACGATATAGCAATGTGGCTTGGGGAGAGACTCGGCATGTATCATGACTTTGGACCATCGACCAAGGCCCACACCTGGGG CAATCTAATCCTCTCCAAGTACCCCATTGTGAAATCCCAGCATCATTTATTGCCCTCTCCGCATG GTGAGCTAGCTCCGGCCGTCACTGCGACTGTGAACATCTCGGGCAGCTTGGTGGACTTCGTCACCACTCATATGGGCAACGACAGGGACATCCTGGATCGTAAACTACAGTCAATACGGCTCTCCAAGTTCACTGCGAACAG TGAAAATCCTGTTGTTTTCCTTGGTTATGTCACATCCAAGCCATTCACTGAAAATTACGTACGCTTCGTCAGCGAGGGGAGGATGATTGATATTGACGAGACGGATACACAGAGATTCTGTGAATACATCTTCTTTAGGGGACTGCAGAG GCTTGGCTATGCAAGAATATCCCATGGTGGACTGAGCGATACAGAGGTCCAGATGGCGCGCTTCCGAATCCCTGAAAATCCTGGAGTTTTTGAAGACCATAAAAAGCTCACAATCAATGCAGATGATGTGCCAGTTGAGCAACAATTCAGTAAAgc ATTTGGTCCATATCTACCCGGGCACTCCCACTCGGATGATCACAGATATCATATGAGCACTCCAAAGTATTTCTTACCCTGA
- the LOC135493733 gene encoding PGAP2-interacting protein-like isoform X2 produces the protein MYRVLIRECILGFLFWSLFQGLPQLIWFFPMNSLELSGYEAYALIWCMPVVLRIPGVWNFADQYSVKSALRLTSLASFASFQVSETLERLIILAGGNGAALTVFALTLWSKSEYQRSLTFWGLIMGFFATLAGRVWYTTLMPPWWSVTSNNVVIAIGLIATIDKIASGDDTVMEEKPIVITRKPSWLLTSLGFGSLIYLTHMCFAEVSIITRWAVSSYPDTGPLPYPWGAVVFVSLVIGISIVPSSFGGSAIWWLVGTLAFFSMYYFNTWTSFAAGNILAIYTMSIWPEMMDRVSHCPPIRTIALSFVFYLAEIFLMVWTVAYNFVPGGVYTRERTDYLIAVIMVSLGLGLLTSTGKDVSSNVSYIKTKQGYLAHKAKMVIFFCLLIGLAGFVARIGKQKKVTPVRDFPKKDFTALIWTYHFGYDNKGWFSLERSAKMLENTGADFITLLESDASKPFHGNHDIAMWLGERLGMYHDFGPSTKAHTWGNTLLSKYPIVKSKHYLLPSPLGELAPAVTATVNISGSLVDFVTTHMGNDRDILDRKLQSIRLSKFTANSENPVVFLGYVTSKPFTENYVRFVSEGRMIDIDETDTQRFCEYIFFRGLQRLGYARISHGGLSDTEVQMARFRIPENPGVFEDHKKLTINADDVPVEQQFSKAFGPYLPGHSHSDDHRYHMSTPKYFLP, from the exons ATGTACAGGGTTCTCATAAGAGAATGCATACTAG GGTTCCTCTTCTGGTCGTTGTTCCAAGGCCTCCCCCAACTTATCTGGTTCTTCCCAATGAACTCTCTGGAACTCTCTGGCTATGAAGCTTACGCTCTCATATGGTGCATGCCAGTTGTCCTTCGTATCCCTGGCGTGTGGAATTTCGCTGATCAATATTCCGTCAAATCCGCCCTGAGATTAACCTCACTGGCATCATTTGCTTCCTTCCAAGTTTCTGAGACGCTGGAGCGTTTGATCATTCTGGCTGGTGGTAACGGTGCTGCACTGACTGTGTTCGCCCTGACATTATGGAGCAAGTCGGAGTACCAAAG GAGCCTGACATTCTGGGGTCTGATAATGGGCTTCTTTGCAACCTTAGCCGGGAGAGTGTGGTACACAACCCTTATGCCTCCGTGGTGGAGCGTCACTTCCAACAACGTCGTCATTGCCATCGGACTCATTGCTACCATTGATAAGATTGCCTCAG GTGATGACACTGTGATGGAGGAGAAACCAATTGTGATCACTCGTAAACCGTCGTGGCTGCTGACCAGTTTGGGATTCGGAAGTCTCATCTACCTAACGCACATGTGTTTCGCCGAGGTGTCCATTATTACAAGGTGGGCTGTGTCAAGTTATCCAGACACTGGTCCTTTACCTTATCCATGGGG GGCTGTGGTGTTTGTGTCCCTTGTGATAGGAATCTCCATCGTTCCATCTTCATTTGGTGGTAGCGCCATCTGGTGGCTAGTTGGAACACTTGCCTTCTTCAGCATGTACTACTTCAACACCTGGACATCCTTTGCTG CTGGAAATATTCTTGCCATCTACACCATGTCCATCTGGCCCGAGATGATGGACCGTGTCAGTCATTGCCCTCCGATACGAACTATCGCCCTCTCTTTCGTTTTCTATCTTGCCGAGATCTTCTTGATGGTTTGGACGGTGGCGTATAATTTCGTCCCCGGTGGTGTGTACACGCGAGAGCGTACAGACTACCTTATTGCTGTGATAATGGTCTCACTTGGACTTGGCCTGCTGACTT CAACAGGCAAGGATGTGTCTTCGAATGTGTCATATATCAAAACCAAGCAAGGTTATTTGGCCCACAAAGCAAAAATGG TGATATTTTTCTGCCTGCTGATCGGGCTTGCTGGATTTGTCGCACGGATTGGAAAACAAAAGAAAGTCACTCCAGTGAGAGATTTTCCCAAGAAAGATTTCACTGCGCTGATTTGGACgtatcattttggttatgataACAAGGGATGGTTCAGCTTAGAGCGGAGTGCAAAAATGCTGGAAAATACTG GTGCTGATTTTATTACCCTCCTCGAGAGTGATGCATCCAAACCGTTCCATGGAAATCACGATATAGCAATGTGGCTTGGGGAGAGACTCGGCATGTATCATGACTTTGGACCATCGACCAAGGCCCACACCTGGGG CAACACATTGCTTTCCAAATACCCCATAGTGAAATCAAAACACTATTTACTCCCCTCGCCTTTAG GTGAGCTAGCTCCGGCCGTCACTGCGACTGTGAACATCTCGGGCAGCTTGGTGGACTTCGTCACCACTCATATGGGCAACGACAGGGACATCCTGGATCGTAAACTACAGTCAATACGGCTCTCCAAGTTCACTGCGAACAG TGAAAATCCTGTTGTTTTCCTTGGTTATGTCACATCCAAGCCATTCACTGAAAATTACGTACGCTTCGTCAGCGAGGGGAGGATGATTGATATTGACGAGACGGATACACAGAGATTCTGTGAATACATCTTCTTTAGGGGACTGCAGAG GCTTGGCTATGCAAGAATATCCCATGGTGGACTGAGCGATACAGAGGTCCAGATGGCGCGCTTCCGAATCCCTGAAAATCCTGGAGTTTTTGAAGACCATAAAAAGCTCACAATCAATGCAGATGATGTGCCAGTTGAGCAACAATTCAGTAAAgc ATTTGGTCCATATCTACCCGGGCACTCCCACTCGGATGATCACAGATATCATATGAGCACTCCAAAGTATTTCTTACCCTGA